The nucleotide window AATATCAGACTGAAACATGTTCAGCgttctttttcatcttcttttaaTGTAAGTTCATACTTTCTTTAATAAAGCTCACTTCAACCAGCCATCAAAAGCACTCCACAATTCTCATAATATCACTAGATTGAACTTTACCAGGTCTATGCCACCTAAACAGATCATACAAATTAAGAGAATCCAACTCAACCGGGATGCTGAGTGCAGGTAGAAAAGCCAAGCCAATCTAACATCTCAATCAATAGTAGCATGAGCCAGTATTATAAACACGCCCTCCAAGGCCTCAACCTCTGGGTTCAAACCCATGTTCCCTTGGACCCCCTAGAATACGAGCATGCTCTTTGTATGAGTCATAATGATCTGGGTTAGAAGCTCTGTATGTTTGGCCTACGGCAGCTGCAGCTGGAGTACTGCTGTAACCATGAGGATCACCAGGACCCATGCCACAGTTCGGATAATGATCTATCATGGTTTTCTGGTACTGCTGTTGCCGTGCATGCAATTCCTTCCAAACGAACTCGTCTCTATGGCTTGCATTCCGGGCTCTAAGGGCAGCTGGCTGTTCCACATATTGAGTATTGATAGCCTTTAATTTctgcaattaaaaaaaaaaaaaagatttcattGTTAATTGTTTGTCATAAAAT belongs to Mangifera indica cultivar Alphonso chromosome 2, CATAS_Mindica_2.1, whole genome shotgun sequence and includes:
- the LOC123197388 gene encoding uncharacterized protein LOC123197388 isoform X2; protein product: MASQMFNEGQGFDASGSRFQGQRPDPKLALEKQNNCGPIARPHEEDMDVCYEGKPLSNSFEGLEQKFIDDITKLAKEQNDAENARHREKLKAINTQYVEQPAALRARNASHRDEFVWKELHARQQQYQKTMIDHYPNCGMGPGDPHGYSSTPAAAAVGQTYRASNPDHYDSYKEHARILGGPREHGFEPRG